GCCAGTGAGTTAAAACACTGGGCTTGAAGAAAGGGACATGAAAGTGCTGAGTAATGAGTAATGAATAGTGAGTAATGAGTGATGGAGATGAAGGATAAATAACTCCTGCTCCCTGCTCCCTGCCTTATCCCAACGACAAATATTGACACCCACCTACTTATTGCTCACTACTTTTTATTAACCGTTGGTTTAGCAAGACGAACTGCTGCATCCACTGCCTCATCTAAATTTTCTACCACAAGCAGCGCGTTACTGTGGGTTTTTAGTGTTGTCAAATATTTTCTTGCAGTACTAAATTCAGAACCAGCAAGGCGGACAACTAAAGATGGAAAATTAAGCTCGCGCCGCATTTTATTACCATTAGAACGTATAATTTGTGATTGAAGTTCGCTATTGTCTGGCTGTACAACTCTGGCGATCGCTTCAATTACTTCCTCAATTTGAGGAATACTACCCAGAAAGTTAATTAATATTACTTGAATACTTTTATCAGCCTCCAGCATTTTCAGACCCATTTCTAGGCGATCGCGGAAGGTTGTTGGTGTAGTATCTGTAAGGAAAGCATGACGTAGATTCAAACAAACACCTGGATTACCACCAGCATTAGCGACTAAATCCAAAGTTGCCATCACCGAACCAGTACCATTACCTAAAATACCGATTTTTCCATGCATTGCTACACCATCCCAGTCGCCTAAAATACCGTTGATTTCAGTACTGGTATGACGGCTGATAATTTTTGCCGCCATTTCGGCAAGATCGGGATGACGCTTGATCGCCCGTTCGTTGACTCTGACTTTACCATTGAGAGCCATAACTTGATTAGTAGCACTGACTGCCAAGGGATTGATTTCAACTAAATCCAGGTCTTTTTGCACAAATAAGTGGTACATCTTCTCCACAACGTTGCTTACCGACTGCATCAGCGTTCCTTGCAAACCCATTTTCAAAGCTAGTCGTCGGGCATAAAATGGCGAGAATTCTTGTTCTACAACAACATGGTGCATTTTTTCGCCAGCGGATTCCCAATCAATGTCCGCTTCTTTGCAACCTAAAAGTACCGGTCGGCAGACAGCAGTATCTAAAACCACCGCTAGATAAAATTCCTGGTTAGCGTCGTATTGGGATTCTGCCAGCACAACTTCCGGCAACTCGCCCCATATTGGTAAACTAAAGATATTTTGAGCAGCTGCGATCGCATCGATAGTCGTTTGAGCAAACCTGACTCCACCAGCTTTTGCTCGTTCTGCTCCGTGTACTTGAGATTTCAGTACAATTGGAAAACGAATTTTTAAACGTTTTAAATCTGTAGGATGGTCAATTCGCTGGGAAGGCAATACTGGAATGCCTATCTTCCCAAACCATTCTTTAACTTGATACTCTAATAAATCCATTGATACACCTTGTACTGATACTTTCCAAGCTTTTGCGGATTGCTGTCTTAATATTTTGCAGCACCTTTATTGCAGAATGAAGCTTTTAGCAGCTATAAAAATTTATTTTTCACGGATCAATTTTATCGAATTCACCAAATCAGGTACATTAATTTCTATAGCCAACCCGTTTACAACACATAACTAATATCCTCAGCAAGCTTCCCAGCATAGAAGATAATTAGCATTTCTGTCAAAACCCTCTGACATAGCATCGTTTTCTTAACCTTTGGATAATTTGGTAACAACTGCTCTGCAACTAGAATTTTCTAAGACACTAGCTCCTATGAATTTAATTGTGGTGAAATAATGCAGTGAAAATACCCAAACATTCTATTATTCCCATTTTTAATTTTTAATTTATATCTGAAGATAGATTATTTATTTTTCACCGATGAATCTGAAAATGTAGCGCCGCGAACAATAACTGCTTTTTTAATTTTTGGTGAAAAGTCAGAATTTGTGTTAGAAAGTTGGTCGTTCAGATTTTCAGGCTGTGGTTGGTTAAACTGTGCATTTGCATTCAATAAACCGAGAAAGTTCGTTTCATCCTCTTAAAAATAATCAAAACAATATAGAAGTTCAGCGGGAAAGCTCTATGAAAGTAGCAGTCCAGCAAGAAGATTTACAGCTTTTAGCCAAAACTTTACAGGAACAATTACTTGTAGAAGTTTTAACAGCTGAAGTCTTCGAGGTTAAGTGCGCCGTCAATAAAGACGAGCTAATGATTTTAACGCAACACGCATCAGATGTAATAGTTGACACTCAACTAGTTTTTACAGTTGTTGAGGAAGTACTTCAGTCTCTAGCACCCCACAAAGAACAGCGGGTGCAATGTTTCCTCAGAATTTTTGGTGAACAAATCCCTTATGCCAAATGTTTTTTGGAGTTGAAGCAGACGGGGGGATGGAGGCAGGGAGCAGGGAACAGGGGGCAGGGCGCAGGGGGTAGGGGGCAGGGGGCAGGGAGGAGGGAGCAGGGGGCAGGGGAAGATGGGGGAGATGAGGAAGCAATATCTGATTCATCTTCATACTCCTCATCATCTCTGACATATTCTCCATCAATTGATGAGGCTGAGGAAGAGGAACTGTTTGATCCCTTTGCAGATGTGCCGAATTTGTCGGCTGCAAAGCCAGGATTTCAAGTCAAACCTATCCTACTAGGTGCAGCATTGTTGGGAATTGTAGTCTTAGGCGGTAGTGCTTACTTTTTGACTCCTCCTTGTGTGATGTCTGAGTGTAAAGAAATGCAAAACGCCGAGCAATTAAAAACAAAATCCTCGCAATTGATGCGCCGCGCCAAGTCTGAAAAAGAATTAGCTACTATACAACAGGAACTTGAAACAGCCAATGCAGCTTTGAATGCGATTCCTAGTTGGTCGCCCCGTTACCAGGTGTCAAAAGAACTAAAAGCAAGTTTGTCTGGGCGGGCAGAAAAAATCAACCAGGTTGTCAAGGCTTTGCAGACGGCATCTTTGGCGACACAAAAAGTTCAAACTCCTGCATCTAGCTTAGAGGAATTACAAGCTAGGCAACACTTATGGCGCCAAGCTATAGCGCCATTAGAAACTATAAGTTCCAGTAGCGAACTCTATGGATTGGTGCAGGGTAAATTACTTAATTATCGTGTCCATTTACACGCTATAAATCAACAGATATTTACTGAGGAAAAATGGCTGAAAAAACTAACATCAGCAAAAGCTGTAGCCGTTGCAGCCGAGAAGCAAGAAGCTAATGCTAAATCATTGAATGACTGGCAAAAGGTGCAGTCTACTTGGCTAGTAGTAGTTAATGCCTTGAATACTATTCCCCAGAATAGCGTTGGATACCAAGAAGCTCAAAAGCTGTTGGTAGATTATAAACCGAAGTTAGTAGTAGTCCGCGATCGCGCTACTAAAGAACGATTAGCTGTTCAAACCTACCAACAAGCCCTGATCACCGCCAAGCAAGCCAAAGCTTATGAGCAACAAAACCAATGGCAAGCAGCAGCAACATACTGGGATCAGGCTTTGCAAACTACTAAAAAAGTTCCCAAAGATAGTTTGTACTATACTCAAGCTCAATCTCTCATCGAACCCTACTCAACATCCCTCAAACAAGCACAAGAAAAATTACAAGTTGTTAGTAGTTTCCAACAAACCCGCACTGACTTAGATAAAACCTGCATCAATAATGGAATTCGGATTTGCA
This Nostoc sp. C052 DNA region includes the following protein-coding sequences:
- a CDS encoding succinate--CoA ligase subunit beta; translated protein: MDLLEYQVKEWFGKIGIPVLPSQRIDHPTDLKRLKIRFPIVLKSQVHGAERAKAGGVRFAQTTIDAIAAAQNIFSLPIWGELPEVVLAESQYDANQEFYLAVVLDTAVCRPVLLGCKEADIDWESAGEKMHHVVVEQEFSPFYARRLALKMGLQGTLMQSVSNVVEKMYHLFVQKDLDLVEINPLAVSATNQVMALNGKVRVNERAIKRHPDLAEMAAKIISRHTSTEINGILGDWDGVAMHGKIGILGNGTGSVMATLDLVANAGGNPGVCLNLRHAFLTDTTPTTFRDRLEMGLKMLEADKSIQVILINFLGSIPQIEEVIEAIARVVQPDNSELQSQIIRSNGNKMRRELNFPSLVVRLAGSEFSTARKYLTTLKTHSNALLVVENLDEAVDAAVRLAKPTVNKK